In Ascaphus truei isolate aAscTru1 chromosome 7, aAscTru1.hap1, whole genome shotgun sequence, one genomic interval encodes:
- the LOC142499283 gene encoding ferroportin-like isoform X2, protein MMNRTSDQKHSEGCSGSIINYLTSAKFLLYLTHVLSTWGDHMWNFAVSIFLVELYGYSLLLTAVYGLVLSGSVLLLGAIIGDWVDRNPRLKGMNATIRRIDQVTNILAPMAVGQIMTFGSLVIGCGFVVGWNLTSVCVEYLLLRKVYEKIPELANKSRRKEEQEMKQLNVHGDNEHNTPNEVENLVTDNASTICRPQKEDKNTCFSQIAKPFHTFRDGWILYYKQPFFLAGMGLSFLYMTVLGFDSITVGYAYTQGLTSSVLSILIGVSAIAGILGTMAFTWLQRKCGLIQTGFISGIAQISSLVFCVVSVFMPGSSMDLSVSPYFNINSTHNLDGNSFFTVAPHVWSTANFTSDIENSVNKSTTVNTAIEFSSNTVPLTSVILLFTGIIAARAGLWSFDLTVTQLIQENVNESERGIVNGVQDSMNCLLDLLHFFMVIMAPNPEAFGLLVLISVSFVVMGHIMYYRYAYKTLGKKLYTCCQVSSRRPLPVTSNSQEVISANT, encoded by the exons ATGATGAATAGAACAAGTGATCAAAAGCACAGTGAGGGGTGCAGTG GATCCATTATCAATTATTTGACATCAGCAAAGTTTCTTCTTTACCTCACCCATGTGCTCTCCACCTGG GGAGATCATATGTGGAATTTTGCAGTATCCATCTTTCTGGTTGAACTTTATGGCTACAGCTTACTGCTGACCGCAGTCTATGGGCTGGTGCTTTCTGGGTCTGTCCTCCTGCTTGGAGCCATCATTGGAGACTGGGTGGACAGGAACCCAAGACTTAAAG GTATGAATGCCACAATTCGAAGGATAGACCAAGTAACCAATATTTTGGCACCAATGGCGGTTGGGCAGATAATGACGTTTGGCTCACTGGTGATTGGCTGTGGATTTGTGGTGGGTTGGAACTTGACTTCAGTCTGTGTGGAATACCTGCTGCTAAGGAAAGTGTATGAGAAGATACCAGAATTGGCCAACAAGAGTAGACGAAAAGAAGAACAGGAGATGAAACAACTAAATGTGCATGGAG ATAATGAACACAACACACCAAATGAAGTTGAAAATTTGGTTACTGACAATGCATCAACAATTTGTAGGCCTCAGAAAGAAGACAAGAACACCTGTTTTTCCCAGATTGCAAAACCTTTCCACACATTCCGGGATGGATGGATCCTGTATTACAAGCAGCCTTTTTTCCTTGCTGGTATGGGCCTTTCATTCCTCTACATGACCGTTTTAGGCTTTGATTCTATTACAGTTGGATATGCTTACACGCAAGGTCTGACCAGCTCTGTACTCAGTATCTTAATTGGAGTATCAGCCATTGCAGGCATTCTAGGAACGATGGCTTTCACATGGCTACAGAGAAAATGTGGTCTGATACAGACGGGCTTTATCTCTGGGATTGCCCAAATTTCTAGCCTGGTGTTTTGCGTGGTTTCTGTTTTCATGCCGGGAAGTTCTATGGATTTGTCAGTTTCCCCATATTTCAACATCAACAGCACACATAACCTGGATGGAAATTCATTTTTCACAGTTGCTCCTCATGTATGGTCCACAGCTAACTTTACCAGTGACATTGAAAACTCTGTTAATAAATCTACTACAGTCAACACAGCCATTGAGTTCAGTTCCAACACAGTGCCTTTAACTTCAGTTATACTGCTGTTCACAGGAATCATTGCAGCTAGAGCTG GTCTTTGGTCCTTTGATTTAACAGTGACGCAGCTGATTCAAGAAAATGTGAATGAGTCAGAGCGAGGGATTGTAAATGGTGTTCAGGACTCGATGAATTGCCTTCTGGACTTACTCCATTTTTTCATGGTTATCATGGCGCCCAATCCAGAAGCCTTTGGACTACTTGTGCTTATCTCAGTCTCATTTGTTGTTATGGGTCACATCATGTATTACCGTTATGCCTACAAAACTCTCGGAAAGAAGCTCTATACTTGCTGCCAAGTGTCTTCAAGAAGACCTCTTCCAGTGACTTCTAATTCCCAAGAAGTTATTTCTGCCAATACTTAA
- the LOC142499283 gene encoding ferroportin-like isoform X1, protein MMNRTSDQKHSEGCSGSIINYLTSAKFLLYLTHVLSTWGDHMWNFAVSIFLVELYGYSLLLTAVYGLVLSGSVLLLGAIIGDWVDRNPRLKAARSSLIVQNVSVILCGIILMMIFMNKAQLMAAQNSWLLTSCYILVIIIASIANLGSTATGITIERDWIVVVAGGDKCTLAGMNATIRRIDQVTNILAPMAVGQIMTFGSLVIGCGFVVGWNLTSVCVEYLLLRKVYEKIPELANKSRRKEEQEMKQLNVHGDNEHNTPNEVENLVTDNASTICRPQKEDKNTCFSQIAKPFHTFRDGWILYYKQPFFLAGMGLSFLYMTVLGFDSITVGYAYTQGLTSSVLSILIGVSAIAGILGTMAFTWLQRKCGLIQTGFISGIAQISSLVFCVVSVFMPGSSMDLSVSPYFNINSTHNLDGNSFFTVAPHVWSTANFTSDIENSVNKSTTVNTAIEFSSNTVPLTSVILLFTGIIAARAGLWSFDLTVTQLIQENVNESERGIVNGVQDSMNCLLDLLHFFMVIMAPNPEAFGLLVLISVSFVVMGHIMYYRYAYKTLGKKLYTCCQVSSRRPLPVTSNSQEVISANT, encoded by the exons ATGATGAATAGAACAAGTGATCAAAAGCACAGTGAGGGGTGCAGTG GATCCATTATCAATTATTTGACATCAGCAAAGTTTCTTCTTTACCTCACCCATGTGCTCTCCACCTGG GGAGATCATATGTGGAATTTTGCAGTATCCATCTTTCTGGTTGAACTTTATGGCTACAGCTTACTGCTGACCGCAGTCTATGGGCTGGTGCTTTCTGGGTCTGTCCTCCTGCTTGGAGCCATCATTGGAGACTGGGTGGACAGGAACCCAAGACTTAAAG CGGCACGGTCATCTTTGATTGTACAGAATGTCTCTGTTATCCTCTGTGGGATCATCCTGATGATGATTTTCATGAATAAAGCGCAGCTTATGGCAGCTCAGAACAGCTGGCTCTTG ACATCTTGCTACATTTTAGTGATCATAATAGCAAGCATTGCAAATCTGGGGAGCACTGCTACAGGTATCACTATTGAGAGAGACTGGATCGTGGTAGTAGCAGGTGGTGATAAATGCACACTGGCAG GTATGAATGCCACAATTCGAAGGATAGACCAAGTAACCAATATTTTGGCACCAATGGCGGTTGGGCAGATAATGACGTTTGGCTCACTGGTGATTGGCTGTGGATTTGTGGTGGGTTGGAACTTGACTTCAGTCTGTGTGGAATACCTGCTGCTAAGGAAAGTGTATGAGAAGATACCAGAATTGGCCAACAAGAGTAGACGAAAAGAAGAACAGGAGATGAAACAACTAAATGTGCATGGAG ATAATGAACACAACACACCAAATGAAGTTGAAAATTTGGTTACTGACAATGCATCAACAATTTGTAGGCCTCAGAAAGAAGACAAGAACACCTGTTTTTCCCAGATTGCAAAACCTTTCCACACATTCCGGGATGGATGGATCCTGTATTACAAGCAGCCTTTTTTCCTTGCTGGTATGGGCCTTTCATTCCTCTACATGACCGTTTTAGGCTTTGATTCTATTACAGTTGGATATGCTTACACGCAAGGTCTGACCAGCTCTGTACTCAGTATCTTAATTGGAGTATCAGCCATTGCAGGCATTCTAGGAACGATGGCTTTCACATGGCTACAGAGAAAATGTGGTCTGATACAGACGGGCTTTATCTCTGGGATTGCCCAAATTTCTAGCCTGGTGTTTTGCGTGGTTTCTGTTTTCATGCCGGGAAGTTCTATGGATTTGTCAGTTTCCCCATATTTCAACATCAACAGCACACATAACCTGGATGGAAATTCATTTTTCACAGTTGCTCCTCATGTATGGTCCACAGCTAACTTTACCAGTGACATTGAAAACTCTGTTAATAAATCTACTACAGTCAACACAGCCATTGAGTTCAGTTCCAACACAGTGCCTTTAACTTCAGTTATACTGCTGTTCACAGGAATCATTGCAGCTAGAGCTG GTCTTTGGTCCTTTGATTTAACAGTGACGCAGCTGATTCAAGAAAATGTGAATGAGTCAGAGCGAGGGATTGTAAATGGTGTTCAGGACTCGATGAATTGCCTTCTGGACTTACTCCATTTTTTCATGGTTATCATGGCGCCCAATCCAGAAGCCTTTGGACTACTTGTGCTTATCTCAGTCTCATTTGTTGTTATGGGTCACATCATGTATTACCGTTATGCCTACAAAACTCTCGGAAAGAAGCTCTATACTTGCTGCCAAGTGTCTTCAAGAAGACCTCTTCCAGTGACTTCTAATTCCCAAGAAGTTATTTCTGCCAATACTTAA